Proteins encoded together in one Carya illinoinensis cultivar Pawnee chromosome 3, C.illinoinensisPawnee_v1, whole genome shotgun sequence window:
- the LOC122302881 gene encoding calcium-binding protein CML24-like, with protein MASRNSSRSSSSDLGSMDEVKKIFNKFDKNGDGKISCDELKYILHALGSKTSSDEVKRIMSEVDKDGDGFINLEEFADFHLGGSSSEGSQSSTKELRDAFNMYDLDKNGLISASELHAVLKRLGEKCTMLECSKMISAVDTDGDAHVNFEEFKNMMKKG; from the coding sequence ATGGCTTCGAGAAACTCGAGCCGTTCTTCGAGTTCTGATCTGGGCTCCATGGACGAGGTAAAGAAGATATTCAACAAGTTCGACAAGAACGGGGACGGGAAGATCTCGTGCGACGAGCTCAAATACATTCTCCATGCGCTCGGGTCGAAAACCTCGTCGGACGAGGTCAAGCGCATAATGTCCGAGGTCGACAAGGATGGGGACGGCTTCATCAACCTTGAAGAGTTCGCGGACTTCCACCTCGGCGGATCTTCATCTGAGGGCTCCCAGAGTTCCACCAAAGAGCTCCGCGACGCGTTCAACATGTACGACCTCGACAAGAACGGGCTAATCTCCGCCAGCGAGCTCCACGCGGTGCTGAAACGTCTTGGCGAGAAGTGCACGATGTTAGAATGTTCTAAGATGATCAGCGCCGTCGACACCGACGGAGATGCCCATGTGAACTTCGAGGAGTTCAAGAACATGATGAAAAAAGGTTAG
- the LOC122303561 gene encoding GDP-L-galactose phosphorylase 1-like isoform X1 — protein sequence MLKIKRVPTVVSNYQEDNISESASGCGRNCLGKCCLPVSRLSLYAFKIQTEDPIKGGNVNSSEEQPPISFLHNLLLGKWEDRMSRGLFRYDVTTYETKILHCKYGFIAQLNEGRHQKKRPTEFRVDQVLQPFDDNKFNFTKVGQEEVLFRFEPNNDESYFCPSAEVASDLQSPSVVVINVSPIEYGHVLLIPRVLNCLSQRIDPESLLLALHLAKEAADPFFRVGYNSLGAFATINHLHFQAYYLAVPFPVEKAPSQRIIAKKGPHNKGVIVSQLFYYPVQGLVFEGGNTIRDLSDVVASSCICLQNNNIPFNILISDCGKKIFLFPQCFAEKQALGEVSQDILDTLVNPAVWEISGHIVLKRRKDFDDASEAYAWRLLSEVSLSEDRFQEVKACILEAAGLQEANVENTLNKEESLYKLPAGRAAPHLPRDCLVHQ from the exons ATGCTGAAGATCAAAAGGGTCCCGACCGTTGTTTCGAATTACCAGGAGGACAATATTTCGGAGAGCGCCTCGGGGTGCGGCCGGAATTGCCTGGGAAAGTGCTGCTTACCTG TTTCAAGACTTTCGCTATATGCATTCAAGATACAAACAGAGGATCCTATTAAAGGTGGCAATGTTAACTCGTCTGAGGAACAACCTCCAATATCTTTCCTCCACAATTTGTTGCTTGGAAAGTGGGAGGATCGAATGAGCCGAGGCCTTTTTCGGTATGACGTAACTACCTATGAGACAAAGATTCTCCACTGCAAATACGGATTCATTGCCCAGCTAAATGAAGGACGCCACCAGAAGAAACGACCCACTGAGTTTAGGGTTGACCAGGTTCTTCAGCCTTTTGATGACAATAAATTCAATTTCACCAAAGTTGGCCAAGAAGAAGTGCTTTTCAGGTTTGAACCAAACAATGACGAGAGCTACTTCTGCCCCAGCGCAGAAGTAGCTTCAGATTTGCAGTCTCCTAGTGTTGTTGTCATCAAT GTGAGCCCAATTGAGTATGGACATGTTCTTCTTATACCCCGTGTTCTCAACTGCTTATCACAAAGGATTGATCCTGAAAGCTTATTGCTTGCTCTTCATCTGGCTAAAGAAGCTGCTGATCCCTTCTTCAGAGTGGGTTACAACAGTTTGGGTGCTTTTGCTACTATTAACCACCTGCACTTCCAA GCGTACTACTTGGCAGTGCCCTTCCCAGTTGAGAAAGCTCCAAGTCAAAGGATAATTGCTAAGAAGGGGCCGCATAACAAAGGAGTGATTGTTTCGCAGCTCTTCTATTATCCGGTGCAAGGTCTTGTTTTTGAGGGTGGAAATACGATAAGGGATTTGTCTGATGTAGTAGCTAGTTCTTGCATTTGCTTGCAGAACAACAACATCCCTTTCAACATTCTCATCTCTGATTGTGGGAAAAAAATCTTTCTCTTCCCTCAG TGTTTTGCAGAGAAACAAGCACTTGGAGAAGTAAGCCAGGATATCTTAGACACTCTAGTAAACCCTGCCGTGTGGGAAATCAGCGGACACATAGTGCTGAAGCGAAGGAAGGATTTTGATGATGCATCCGAGGCATATGCATGGAGACTTCTTTCTGAGGTTTCTTTATCAGAAGACAGGTTCCAAGAGGTGAAGGCTTGTATACTTGAAGCAGCAGGCTTGCAGGAAGCAAATGTTGAGAATACCTTAAACAAGGAAGAATCTCTTTACAAGCTACCTGCTGGTAGAGCTGCCCCACATTTACCTCGGGATTGTCTAGTCCATCAATGA
- the LOC122303561 gene encoding GDP-L-galactose phosphorylase 1-like isoform X2, with the protein MLKIKRVPTVVSNYQEDNISESASGCGRNCLGKCCLPVSRLSLYAFKIQTEDPIKGGNVNSSEEQPPISFLHNLLLGKWEDRMSRGLFRYDVTTYETKILHCKYGFIAQLNEGRHQKKRPTEFRVDQVLQPFDDNKFNFTKVGQEEVLFRFEPNNDESYFCPSAEVASDLQSPSVVVINVSPIEYGHVLLIPRVLNCLSQRIDPESLLLALHLAKEAADPFFRAYYLAVPFPVEKAPSQRIIAKKGPHNKGVIVSQLFYYPVQGLVFEGGNTIRDLSDVVASSCICLQNNNIPFNILISDCGKKIFLFPQCFAEKQALGEVSQDILDTLVNPAVWEISGHIVLKRRKDFDDASEAYAWRLLSEVSLSEDRFQEVKACILEAAGLQEANVENTLNKEESLYKLPAGRAAPHLPRDCLVHQ; encoded by the exons ATGCTGAAGATCAAAAGGGTCCCGACCGTTGTTTCGAATTACCAGGAGGACAATATTTCGGAGAGCGCCTCGGGGTGCGGCCGGAATTGCCTGGGAAAGTGCTGCTTACCTG TTTCAAGACTTTCGCTATATGCATTCAAGATACAAACAGAGGATCCTATTAAAGGTGGCAATGTTAACTCGTCTGAGGAACAACCTCCAATATCTTTCCTCCACAATTTGTTGCTTGGAAAGTGGGAGGATCGAATGAGCCGAGGCCTTTTTCGGTATGACGTAACTACCTATGAGACAAAGATTCTCCACTGCAAATACGGATTCATTGCCCAGCTAAATGAAGGACGCCACCAGAAGAAACGACCCACTGAGTTTAGGGTTGACCAGGTTCTTCAGCCTTTTGATGACAATAAATTCAATTTCACCAAAGTTGGCCAAGAAGAAGTGCTTTTCAGGTTTGAACCAAACAATGACGAGAGCTACTTCTGCCCCAGCGCAGAAGTAGCTTCAGATTTGCAGTCTCCTAGTGTTGTTGTCATCAAT GTGAGCCCAATTGAGTATGGACATGTTCTTCTTATACCCCGTGTTCTCAACTGCTTATCACAAAGGATTGATCCTGAAAGCTTATTGCTTGCTCTTCATCTGGCTAAAGAAGCTGCTGATCCCTTCTTCAGA GCGTACTACTTGGCAGTGCCCTTCCCAGTTGAGAAAGCTCCAAGTCAAAGGATAATTGCTAAGAAGGGGCCGCATAACAAAGGAGTGATTGTTTCGCAGCTCTTCTATTATCCGGTGCAAGGTCTTGTTTTTGAGGGTGGAAATACGATAAGGGATTTGTCTGATGTAGTAGCTAGTTCTTGCATTTGCTTGCAGAACAACAACATCCCTTTCAACATTCTCATCTCTGATTGTGGGAAAAAAATCTTTCTCTTCCCTCAG TGTTTTGCAGAGAAACAAGCACTTGGAGAAGTAAGCCAGGATATCTTAGACACTCTAGTAAACCCTGCCGTGTGGGAAATCAGCGGACACATAGTGCTGAAGCGAAGGAAGGATTTTGATGATGCATCCGAGGCATATGCATGGAGACTTCTTTCTGAGGTTTCTTTATCAGAAGACAGGTTCCAAGAGGTGAAGGCTTGTATACTTGAAGCAGCAGGCTTGCAGGAAGCAAATGTTGAGAATACCTTAAACAAGGAAGAATCTCTTTACAAGCTACCTGCTGGTAGAGCTGCCCCACATTTACCTCGGGATTGTCTAGTCCATCAATGA